From the genome of Mastacembelus armatus chromosome 21, fMasArm1.2, whole genome shotgun sequence:
atataactgaaacgctgcttctccctgtttagtcctgagttgggcacgagcagaaggcctgtccctgatgttctcaaagttcgagatggttcatatggcatcagcatgtcagagaagGACTGCAGTCGCAGCGGTCGTTGAAGGCCAAACCTGGTTTTAAGGGGATTTCAGAAAGGCTGCAGAGAAGAACTTTTGTTTGATCTCAAGGAAATTTTGGCAAACCATGGGATGACTCAGGAAGGGAAGGCAGGGTCTGATGCAGGCTGTGTTCTGCAGGGGGGAGAACTGCTGACCCAGACTAGCAATATCATCAGGTGGCGGAAGGATCATTTTGAGGAACTCCTGAGCCCAATGTACATGTACTCTAATGGTTTTTGGTAGTTGCTGATGTAGTTGAGATACTCATCAGTGGCAAAGATGCTGAAAGCACTGGACATTGTGGGTGTTTCTTGGATGACACACTTCTTCAGTGTCACACAGAACATGGGGACAGTGCATATGGAGTGGCAGACTGGGGTGGGGGTTCCTATCTTTAAAAAAGGGAAGTCAAGGGTTTTTGCCAATCACAAAGGCATCACAGTGCTCACCCTCCCTAGGAAAGCCTATGCAAGGGTGTTGGAAAGGAGGCTCCAATCAATTACTGAAGGAACAATGCAGATTCAACCCTGCCGTTAGTGATACGCGGATGGCGGTTACATTTGTGGGATAATCCGCGGGTCAGGTTGGTGAAGTAATAAGAAAATGCATTCTGATTAATTATGGGTGGGTTGTGGGTGGTTGAGATCAATCATTATAACATCATGCTTAAAACAAAGAATTAGAGTAATTAAACTGATGATTGGCTGCAGGTCGAGTGCACAGATCCATATCGGACAAAATTATAGGTGCAGGTGAATAATTTATTTGAAGCAGCAGATGCAGGCAACATTTTAGTTCATCTGCACATGATTAACTGGCCGTGAAGCAATGGACCAAGTCTTTACCTTTGCTTATGACTGGGTTCCCTTGGGAGTCTTGAAGGGGTCACTGCAGGAGCAAAGGGTACAGGCAGTCTTGCTATGAGTCTTTCATCCTTGTATAACCGGAATGAGAGTTGTATCTGCATTCTtgggaaaaaatgaaacacattccCAACCCCTTGTCTGCGATCCAATTTATGTTCTTCAACGTGTAGATGAGGTCCTGTAGGCTTCAGCAGGCCATGACTTTCAGCAGCTACTAGGGCAGTCTTTGTGACTTAAAGTGGGAATAATGGGTTTTGTTCGTAGGGTTCTGATATGGAAAGAGTGCTCGGAGTAAAACTGCTGCTCCTTTGCACCCAAAGAAGCCAGCTGACACGATTCAGGCATCTGTTTAGGATACCTCCTGGATGACTTTTACTTGAGGTTTCCTGGGCACTTCCAAATGGTAGCAGGCAGACCCAGAAGGTCTGCTTATGATGATGGATCCCAAAGGAAGAGCTGGAAATTGTTTCTGGGGAGAGGGACATTTGCAACATCGTACTAAACCTGATGTGATccaggagaaacagcagcaaatgttgGGTAGATgatttcatagatagatatagcCCAGAgccatctgcatagcagtggtaattaatgcAGTGCTACCTAATAACATTGGCTAAGAGAaacatgtataaggtgaacagaatcggtcctaacacagaaccttgtggaactcccTGACTAACTTTTGAgtgcatggaaggttcatcatgaacaaattggaatcttCCTGATAAATAAAATTGGAATCAATTTAATACTGTttctttgattccaatcacatgctccagtctctgtaataagatgctgtggtcggtggtgtcaaaagcagcacaacTACAGAGTTGAGTCCATTATCTTAGGCTAAAAGatgattgttggtgacttttaacagtgctgtttctgtactatgatgtgctctaaatcctgattgaagATCTTCAAATAGTTtctttctgtgtaagtggtttgatagctgcttagcaacagctttttctagaattttagaaataaatgggaTATGGAAACgtgacttatacactgaagtgacttatacactttttttttccttcaaaaaggctgtttttgttgaaaGCAACTCATAGTCTGGAAACCATGGTAGTAGCTGATACTTTATTACAGGATGCATGCGGAAGTAAAATAGATCAAATGGTGCAGTAATCTCAGGCCTCCAGGGTTTGATTAAGTACTTTGGATATCTTTTATGGTGGAGActttaatgagatccatggagggtaAAGCAAACTAATAAAAACTTTCCACAGCTTTGAACACTTCACTCTCTGAAGGGAGCAGGTCAACACACAAGTGCAGTGAAAGTCATTGGTCAGTGAATGGATAAGATGCTCCAGTACAGGTTGGATATTGATAACATTGTTATCATGAATGATTATTGGAATTAgattttttctttatctgctgTGATTATTAAACATTAGTTATATGAAACATAAATGGAGAATgaattaaatattacacatataaATCTTGATGGTTATGTGGaagttcacaaatacagatatgtttattttttgctaatgtttactgtttatattttaatagtctgctttaactctactattgtgtgtcttatctggattcacaaaaacctccatgagcctatgtacattttcattgcagctttgttactcaactctgttctttacagcactaatatctacccaaagctactgatcgatgttttatctgaaaaacagatcatatcatattcagcctgtcttgTTCAATTCTTTACAAATTATTCTTTAGGCAGTGctgagtttttactgttggcagccatgtcctatgacaggtatgtgtctatatgtaaacctctgcagtatccaactatcatgacaaaaacaaacatctgtattttcctGGTTCTTGCTTGGTTTTTAGCTGCCTGTCATACTGCTGTACCAACAATACTGAGTGCTGAAACTAAACTGTGTAACTTTACTGTCAAAGGAATATTTTGTAACAATGCAATTTATGGACTTCATTGCATAAGATCAAATATAATATCTGTATATGGTGTAGTTGCTTTAGTAGATCTCTTaattctcccttttctcttcatagttttcacatacacaaagatatttattatcacctatcgaagtggtagagaagtcaggagaaaagctgcagagacctgtttacctcacctgatggttttaatCTGTTACTCCTGTTTGAATGTGTATGATATTGTTATAGCTCGAGTTGAATCcagttttccaaaaactgcacgTTTAATAATGACATTACAAACAATTGTGTATCACtctttgtttaatccactgatatatgggctgaaaatgaaagaaatttctaaacatCTCAACAGGTTGTTCTGTCCAGCCAGAATCATCTGATGCATTAACAGTGAAATAATGATTAACGTGTCTGTTCTCCATAAGTGTCTTTACTGTTTACTACAGACACTCTTTACTTGAGACTGAACAGCACAATGTGTAAATAATAACcagtaaaaatcatatttactgttcccagctgtgtctgtcactgctgcacatgctgacaccagagaaattcattatttttcacgtCCAGCTGGGACCTGAATGACCCTGTGTGcctggacaaacaggagaagaaagtttgagtgtgtgtggtggtcgGTGCTGGAGCATGTCTGATGGTTTTCATGTCAGATGTGGCCTTTGACCATGTTGAAAGGACAGGTTTGTTTGTAACTaagcatttctgacatttgtgatgagaaaaaatgtaaaacacaataaacctaaaataaactGTGGTGTTGCTGTCAGGTAGTTATTTCCTCATCATGGGCTCGTCTGCATCTGCAGAACACAcagtgggacacacacacacaccaaagcaaCACTGAGGGAACCAGAGTCCAACAGCCTGAGTCTGGTTAATGTTGGATGGACCTTTGTCAGTCCTGTTCACTGTAACTGTCCAGGGAGGGGGGTCtgtctttgaaatgtgtttcctgaggtttttcccttttgtctgatgtttttaaaatgagctcAACATATTTAGATTTAGTTCAATGCTGCGTTTGTCTgatgtaataatttaatattggGCCAGTTACCGTCAGACGATGGAACACATGTAAAGTTAAGATTTGGTGGTTTCTGCTGGCAGACAATCATTGTCTGACCTGTTGATGTACCTGTGATTAACAAGTGTTTGTTAATGGACAAATTAACCAAAGAAGGATCAGGAATTTGTAGAAACTGACTATGAAACTATCACTGATTTAGCAGGAAAGTGCCATTACATAAATAATAAGATAAGGTAAAGtttattcatccctgaaggAAATTCAGGTGGTCGTGTAGTTAAGTATGTCAGTAGTGAGAGTCGTCAGCTGTCATCTGCCTTTGGCTaaggtgaatgaatgaataaacagaaatgaaataaattaaatgaaattatataaataaataaataggtaGCGGTTGCTTTAAGGGCTCCTCTAGTTATCCCTCAGGCCGTAGTCATTTGTGTAGTGTACCTTAGTATCATTATTGCCAGGAATTTAGCTatttatacatgtatgtatttttattgaataaGTCCAATAAACAGTCTGTTCttataattttttcttttaatattcaGATGTACTAAGTAATACACCAATTCTTGAAAAAATCTCCCCAAGATTGTGAGTTTAACTGGTTTTATGGTGAACTTTCAACTAGTTCAAAGTCGAGGTTTGGGCCTTTTCCACTGCCCGGCCACATAACACGGGTCTgccattagatcctaacgaccctcagCTTTGCTCACATCTATTGTTCATCTAATGAGTCTATAAGGgtcaggtgtgaagtgaaacaaacTCAGGAGGTACTGGGGCAGttttaagtgaaagtgaaagtgacttccCTTCCCTTGCAGTAGGGAAGGACAGCTGTGCGTTTTATCTCAACCTCTACAGTGACCCTATTAAACATGCAGTCAAGGAGTTGGCCTTTTTGGAAAGCAATACCACAGTTATCACAGACATGCAGTAGAAGGGCACGGCAAATAAAAAAGGACAGTTTCTTATGTACAGAAATGATGAGCATATGGAGTTTGGTGAACTTCTACTCATCTTGAttcaaaatgaaacatctgTGTATGTTTTGATAGATATCCACAAAGGCATCTTCCTCTCAGAATACCATCTGTCTTCTGTGACAAAGGAGAGTCTTGGGTTACAGTGTATTAACATTAATGACCTGCCCGATTTTTGTCCTTTGGTATCATACATTCTTGATGGATACCAAGTCATTCCACTGAAACACAGTATTGTGGCAAAATAAGGAAGGTGTAGTTAAAGCTCACTTACTACTTATTGTAAATATTTGACATGTATTGTACATctttgtatatattgtatatctattgtacatttttgtgttatgtttgaAGGTggcatttctttttcagtgaaaaaatgaATGACTCCGAGCGAACCTCCCTAGATGTTGCCATCATGGATGTCCTACCAGAACTTCCAGCAGTAAACAAAAAGATCCTGGAAGAGCATTTGCAGTCCATTGGATTTGAGACATATGATGATCTACGATTTGTAAACGGAGGCCGATTTGATGACCGTATTAAGACCTGTACAAGCCAGAAAGCTTCTTTCTGTTTGGAAACGGAAATGTAAGTAAAATCACCACACAATGTTTttcaacatataaaaatatgtaatctATTCAAAATCAAAAGCAGTCGTGCACATTGTGTGATATTGTACAGTGTGACTCATAAccttatttatttgtcatttaaagaCCAAACTCCCGAGGACAGCTCACTATCATCTGTGGAAGCCTCACCTATCCAGTCGCCGTCATCACTCTCCGTTTCACCACAAAGTACGCCAATCTCCTTCAGCACCCCAGGATTTCACACACAGTGGGACGACAACTTTGAAATTCCTGCGTGAGAGTAAATCAagactgaatttatttatttacttcattttatttcacataaatCTGTCATATAAATATTAACAGAAGTGCCTGCATTTTAATTAGGTACCGCACTCTTACGGTCCTGAAATTCCATGGAGTACATTTCCTGAGGAAGTGATGCATTCTTTGGAGAGGGGGAAAAGGCTAAGCCCAAAACTGAGGAGACAAATGGTCCGGATTGTGGTGACTAAGATGATGGAAAAATGCCCTCATGTAGGTAAAAAGCATTCAACTGACGTTGCAAAAAAAGTGGTGGCAAAATATCCCAATTCTCTGCAAGATGTTATAGAGGGCGATATTGTTGGAACAGGCTACCATTCCTGTCAAACAGTTgcaaaacagaactgaaaataTGAGGCGCACTTCAACACccaaataagaaaaagaagtcCCACTGATGACTCAGATGACACAGACGAAATCCCATTAGAAGAGAGAGTAGCAATGCAGGACATCTATGGATGCATTAAATGGAATGTAAAATTTCTGCCCCGTGAAGAAACTCAAGAGAGCCAGCAGCAAAAGATGGAAAAACTCAGGGTGATGTTCCAACCATCTGATGCTAATGCAGAGGAGGTAAAAAGTTTAATGAAGTCTCAGGCCACCTCAGGATTCGTTGCCCTTCTTTGAAACCCTTCTGGGGCAAAAAATCCTGAGACTAAATCcagaattacattttttgtgttctttttgtaCAGAAATTTCCTTGGTATATCTTAGTAATATGTATGGTCTGTATGGCACTGCTGAGACAATACACATAGtgtgcctaaaacttttgcacggtactatatacagtatctcacaaaagtgagtacactcCTCCcatttttgcaaatattttattgtatcttTTCATGGGACAACTCTATAGAAATGAAACTTTAATATAACTTGCCTATGCCTATAGAGTTATCCCACAAAAAGATCCCATAAAATATTTGCAGAAATGAGAGGGATGTAGTCACTTTTGTGAGatgctgtatgtatgtatttacaaAACTTGCTGATCAATTAAAATGCTCAATATGCTTTTATTCTACAGGTGTTTTTTCTCGATCAACCCAGAGAAAGGATCGAAAGTAGAGAAAAGCTCGAAGCGCTGTCTGAACATCAACCCTCTAGTCCTCACAGTCATACAGGAACTTGCTGACTACGAGTGGGGTGAAGGCTAAATGTCTTTCTGTGCACTCTGACTGTTCATTTGAGAAGAGGTACTGTTAGTTTTCATTaagactttaaaacaaaaattacataTTGTGCCTTATTTACCATAATACAAATTGTGGGTTTAATTACCATATGTTTTGCCATTATTGTCATAATACACAAAGCTAAAACTTCTGAAACGAACAGTCAGAGGATTAGCCTCTTTAAAGCtggacatttttctgtttctttcaaaGTTTAAAGCATAACGCTggcattatttaattttttggaACAACCTGTGCCTGGCAGTACAACAGGGCACTTTAAGTTTcggttttgttttaaaagtgccTGGTTAGGTGGGTTTCAGCAGCTGGCTAAGGTACTTGAGTTACATTTTGTCAAATTTACCCATTGCTGCacattgtggtagaaattttgttaagtttgagagttgctaattctcagaaaacaaccacaagtgtgatgaatcatctcagtttaatcacgggcccggagaggacgttcTTGCAGAaggtcctctcccgtctgtgttaaaagaccagtttatatacattttgacaagaaaggggtggactaatcttgaacagactccacgtttgttcaggtactatcttcagtcttcttaccatcaaagaaacaaattgttggcagttatttacaacttcttaccctaaaacactaaaccaataaaacagacagaaccacataccatgaaagggtcaagcaaacattcaacccccacattggtttaagttggtgaccatttgctctgttgtaaaatcctcacattccccccttttgacacaaagtgtcaacacaattataattaccaatcagagggaaaaaaacattacattattagtcagggtatttctatagcactgtcatcatatgggtttcctgaggaTGGGTTTCATATCATATGGGtttcaattgtatttcatcagtctttgttgattcagttataggatatgtgtccagtttccatgcgggtgcaacaatcagctggtgactcactcaccccccttttgtccagtatcatgaatctgaaaccagcagactctcagaggaattgcagtccgcacagcttcatccaaggtgtccatcgtagcggtgaattgttgtgatcccactggtgctgtgttgtgggtctgatgtgtccccatcggagtttgacgaacctgtaacacataacttctactttctcaccctacatttcaattttaccttcttattctcctcaacatcatttctctaactttacccttaattctgcagcagttttttcttacttctatttctgcctccctttctcactcctgaaaagagtgccaatttatttcttccttatttgttttccttctttcacttcctcttctccttctcaacaacattctataaccatattttttaacccatttttctaccatcatttagcactggggctggtgctgacactttcattgggcttataacacacacaataatttctcattcacactgatcttcccatctcatcgtatggtcagatcttatcatgcaaacactaactttggatGACTCACTccagccaggtagtttgtatgacacattcgttccgagcaacgtacccttattgtacacacattgtgcatacaagacactgaaggagtcaccacaaagcttatgacATTATCATCacattcatatgcccagttcatgatatgggacaaattctaaggtggttcttatagacaataatagttcacttcttatagccaataacatcttactcctcatagacaatagcatacttctcattaacaatagcttacttctcatttaacaacATTGTTgtatttctcattaacaatagcgtacttctcatttaacagcttagttcacattaacaacattatcgaacttctcattaacaatcagagcttacttcttcagtactgtcttaattttttcatgttttccacgtacgggtcgtttccttaataaaccatatggcttcccgaaggaagacttacgtttgtaatcctcagccagtggggttttctcgttgtttctttttttttttcttcttttttgttttttgtttttttaggattactttttcatcatctggcgtctgtcctcagacacactggtctcattaccaggagggattacaaagatcacgtgattaccaaacacacacacctagggtttttcattttgacgcagaccaaaaacataaatcaacacttaacagacatacacaagaaatgattcataacactgtactcacttatcaaaggaatggagcatccactgtccgccacccgttctgacctcaggtgggattccagccctccgtttgtcggagcggaactttcccttcatttttaaattttaccaccggtggttccatcggtccagaacaggcgccggtcagtggcctgtccatcccatcctcgtcgccaaattgtggtagaaattttgttaagtttgagagttgctaattctcagaaaacaaccacaagtgtgatgaatcatctcagtttaatcacgggcccggagaggacgtccttgcagaaagtcctctcccgtctgtgttaaaagaccagtttatatacattttgacaagaaaggggtggactaatcttgaacagactccacgtttgttcaggtactatcttcagtcttcttaccatcaaagaaacaaattgttggcagttatttacaacttcctaccctaaaacactaaaccaataaaacagacagaaccacataccatgaaagggtcaagcaaacattcaacccccacattggtttaagttagtgaccatttgttctgttgtaaaatcctcacaacGTTTCGGTCCTTATAGCAACAAACTTGCACAATAGGGCTATGAGTTTAATAACACTGGTGTTGTCTTTTAAGGTCCAGGCGCATAACCCAGTTCAATCAAAATTTTGTTTACATGCTTAGATGCTGATATTAGAATGTaggaaactgaaataaacaattTTGAATTCCATTTGTGATAATTTCCTTTGAAATATGACCCAAACCAGTTAGTTCAGGAAATGTTGATAATGGTTTTCTAGTTGCTGTCTCTGGAAATGTTTCACAGTAGGACTTGAAACTTATGAACAAAAACGTTActacactttaaaataaatttcccAAAAATTATTTTCCTCTCGTCTTTTCTCATGAtgtatttttgcatgtgttgaTAAAGGCATAGCAGTAATCATTTTGCAGGTTTAAAAGTAATTTTTACATTATAACTtgattattaaaacagaaaaacacagcatatTATCAATAGATTTCACAGAACAGCTCCATTTAAAA
Proteins encoded in this window:
- the LOC113123844 gene encoding olfactory receptor 11A1-like, which gives rise to MENELNITHINLDGYVEVHKYRYVYFLLMFTVYILIVCFNSTIVCLIWIHKNLHEPMYIFIAALLLNSVLYSTNIYPKLLIDVLSEKQIISYSACLVQFFTNYSLGSAEFLLLAAMSYDRYVSICKPLQYPTIMTKTNICIFLVLAWFLAACHTAVPTILSAETKLCNFTVKGIFCNNAIYGLHCIRSNIISVYGVVALVDLLILPFLFIVFTYTKIFIITYRSGREVRRKAAETCLPHLMVLICYSCLNVYDIVIARVESSFPKTARLIMTLQTIVYHSLFNPLIYGLKMKEISKHLNRLFCPARII